From Chryseobacterium gallinarum, one genomic window encodes:
- a CDS encoding sodium-translocating pyrophosphatase: protein MDLFVLVPIFGVVALLYTFFQSNWVNKQNAGNEKMKTISGHIADGAMAFLKAEYKILTYFVIVVAILLAVMGSSNAHSHWSIGIAFVVGAIFSALAGFIGMKIATKANVRTAEAARTSLSKALKVSFTGGSVMGMGVAGLAVLGLGALFLIIKQIFAPEAAVDSFEMERTIEILTGFSLGAESIALFARVGGGIYTKAADVGADLVGKVEAGIPEDDPRNPATIADNVGDNVGDVAGMGADLFGSYVATVLATMVLGRETVSDDAFGGFAPILLPMLIAGTGIIFSIIGTLFVRINDNEGSSTSSVQNALNLGNWGSIVITAIASYFLVTYILPEQMTLRGHEFTKMGVFGAIMVGLVVGTLMSIITEYYTAMGKRPVSSIVRQSSTGHATNIIGGLSVGMESTLLPIIVLAGGIYGSYLCAGLYGVAIAAAGMMATTAMQLAIDAFGPIADNAGGIAEMSELPKEVREKTDILDAVGNTTAATGKGFAIASAALTALALFAAFVGIAGIDGIDIYRADVLAGLFVGGMIPFIFSSLAITAVGQAAMAMVEEVRRQFREIPGILEGKAQPEYEKCVAISTDASIRKMMLPGAIAIISPLLIGFIFGPEVLGGFLAGATVSGVLMGMFQNNAGGAWDNAKKSFEKGVDINGQTYYKGSEPHKASVTGDTVGDPFKDTSGPSMNILIKLMSIVSLVIAPTLAVLHKDKIEANRKAKLESLAQASDMNLSAVSGGPQTVSSGPKEIKGHLNESGDFVYETGNIQKVKLNDGKTIAIGEESQMYQLYTAVKKKDKTALDPNTWYTIENLYFETGSSDLKPGYELTLNNLAEIINAYPDLKIKLGGYTDNSGNEESNQQLSNLRAQTAKLKLLELGVPADRIEAEGYGSQHPVCEANDTDECKAKNRRIDVRILAL from the coding sequence ATGGATCTATTTGTGTTAGTGCCAATTTTTGGTGTCGTAGCTTTGCTCTATACATTTTTTCAGAGTAACTGGGTCAATAAGCAGAATGCAGGAAATGAAAAAATGAAAACAATCAGCGGTCATATCGCGGATGGTGCAATGGCTTTTCTAAAAGCCGAATACAAAATTTTAACCTACTTTGTGATTGTGGTAGCCATTTTACTGGCTGTCATGGGATCAAGCAACGCTCATTCTCATTGGAGCATAGGGATAGCCTTTGTTGTAGGAGCTATATTTTCTGCTTTGGCAGGTTTTATAGGAATGAAGATTGCTACCAAAGCCAATGTAAGAACAGCGGAAGCGGCAAGAACTTCACTTTCCAAAGCCCTTAAAGTATCTTTTACAGGAGGTTCTGTGATGGGAATGGGTGTAGCCGGGCTGGCAGTTTTAGGATTAGGCGCATTGTTTCTGATCATTAAGCAGATCTTTGCTCCCGAAGCGGCTGTAGACTCCTTTGAAATGGAAAGGACAATTGAAATTCTTACCGGATTTTCTTTAGGAGCCGAATCTATTGCGCTTTTTGCAAGAGTTGGAGGAGGGATTTATACAAAAGCAGCAGATGTAGGAGCCGACCTGGTAGGAAAGGTAGAGGCCGGAATTCCGGAAGACGATCCACGGAATCCTGCTACCATTGCAGATAACGTAGGAGACAATGTAGGAGATGTTGCAGGAATGGGAGCCGACCTTTTCGGGTCCTATGTGGCAACGGTACTCGCAACCATGGTTTTGGGGAGAGAAACTGTTTCCGATGATGCATTTGGCGGTTTTGCCCCGATTCTTTTACCCATGCTTATTGCCGGTACAGGAATTATTTTTTCAATTATAGGAACTTTATTTGTAAGAATCAATGATAATGAGGGCTCTTCCACTTCCAGCGTACAAAATGCCCTGAACCTTGGGAATTGGGGAAGTATTGTCATTACTGCAATAGCTTCTTACTTCCTGGTAACTTACATTCTCCCTGAGCAGATGACCCTTAGAGGACATGAGTTTACTAAAATGGGAGTTTTTGGAGCGATCATGGTTGGCTTGGTTGTCGGAACCTTAATGAGTATTATTACAGAATATTATACAGCTATGGGTAAACGGCCTGTTTCTAGCATTGTGAGACAGTCGTCAACAGGCCATGCTACCAATATTATCGGGGGCCTTTCTGTAGGGATGGAATCTACATTACTTCCCATTATTGTGCTGGCAGGCGGAATTTACGGATCCTACCTTTGTGCCGGTTTATACGGTGTAGCCATTGCTGCGGCCGGTATGATGGCGACTACAGCAATGCAATTGGCCATTGATGCCTTTGGGCCCATCGCAGATAATGCAGGAGGAATTGCTGAAATGAGCGAGCTTCCTAAAGAAGTACGTGAGAAAACCGATATTCTGGATGCCGTAGGAAATACCACTGCGGCTACAGGCAAAGGATTTGCTATTGCTTCAGCTGCTTTAACGGCGTTGGCACTATTTGCTGCGTTTGTAGGCATAGCAGGAATAGATGGAATTGATATCTACAGGGCAGATGTTTTGGCCGGGCTTTTTGTAGGCGGTATGATTCCGTTTATCTTTTCTTCCCTGGCAATTACAGCGGTAGGACAGGCAGCAATGGCTATGGTGGAAGAAGTAAGAAGACAATTCCGGGAAATCCCTGGAATACTGGAAGGAAAAGCCCAGCCTGAATATGAAAAATGTGTGGCCATTTCTACCGATGCCTCCATCAGAAAAATGATGTTACCCGGAGCAATTGCCATTATATCACCATTACTGATCGGATTTATTTTTGGTCCTGAAGTATTGGGAGGTTTTCTGGCAGGGGCTACAGTGAGTGGTGTCCTGATGGGAATGTTTCAGAATAATGCCGGAGGTGCCTGGGATAATGCCAAAAAATCTTTTGAGAAAGGGGTTGATATCAACGGGCAGACCTATTACAAAGGCTCTGAACCTCATAAAGCATCTGTAACAGGAGATACGGTAGGGGATCCGTTTAAAGATACTTCAGGACCTTCCATGAATATCCTGATCAAATTAATGTCTATTGTATCATTGGTTATTGCCCCTACATTAGCCGTTTTACATAAAGACAAAATCGAAGCTAACAGAAAAGCAAAACTGGAAAGTTTAGCACAGGCTTCAGATATGAATCTTTCTGCAGTAAGTGGCGGTCCTCAAACCGTTTCTTCAGGTCCAAAAGAAATTAAAGGCCACCTGAATGAAAGCGGGGATTTTGTATATGAAACAGGAAATATTCAGAAGGTAAAATTAAATGATGGAAAAACCATTGCAATAGGAGAGGAAAGCCAGATGTATCAGTTGTATACTGCAGTAAAGAAAAAGGATAAAACAGCTTTGGATCCCAATACATGGTATACCATTGAAAATCTTTATTTTGAAACAGGATCCAGTGACCTGAAGCCGGGATATGAGTTGACACTGAATAACCTGGCTGAGATTATTAATGCTTATCCTGATCTTAAAATAAAGCTGGGAGGGTATACGGATAATTCAGGAAATGAAGAGAGTAACCAGCAATTATCCAATTTAAGAGCACAGACTGCCAAACTGAAGTTATTGGAACTAGGAGTGCCGGCTGACAGGATTGAAGCTGAAGGATACGGTTCACAGCACCCGGTTTGCGAGGCCAATGATACCGATGAATGCAAGGCCAAAAATAGAAGAATTGATGTAAGGATATTAGCTCTTTAA
- a CDS encoding aminotransferase class I/II-fold pyridoxal phosphate-dependent enzyme, whose translation MNTIDGFTHYSFFTEMSALAVQHGSFDLSLGIPDFDIDKRLRIFLQQAADLDSHHYEPLAGNPELIEKIIYFNGQRKNSLSLTAHEITIVPCATFALHTALTSVLNQGDEVIIIQPSYYTYAPSVAMNGGIPVYYDLDDDFKINWEVLKECFSAKTKAIIVNSPQNPTGKIWKKEDWNQLYELIKNQEIYLISEEIYDTYCYDEAEHYSSFLHPELKNRTFCIFSFGKMFHTSGWKVSYMIAPKELTSLFQCRQQYISYGANAPAQRALASYLEIFDPYTNKNLMQKKRDLFNELLLETPFQVVKQAEGSVFQIVNFRNISKTMTDVEFSKWLTIEKKVSCLPLSAFYNSKQDSDYVRFSFAKKDELIIQALEHLKKNL comes from the coding sequence ATGAATACAATTGATGGATTTACTCATTATTCTTTCTTTACGGAAATGTCTGCTCTTGCTGTACAGCATGGAAGCTTTGATCTTTCTTTAGGTATTCCTGATTTTGATATTGACAAAAGGTTAAGAATATTCCTACAGCAGGCAGCAGACCTTGATAGCCATCATTATGAACCTCTTGCAGGCAACCCGGAACTGATTGAAAAAATTATATATTTTAATGGGCAAAGGAAAAACAGTCTTTCTCTTACGGCTCATGAAATCACCATTGTTCCCTGCGCTACTTTTGCTTTGCATACTGCCCTTACCTCAGTTTTAAATCAGGGAGATGAAGTCATCATCATACAACCGTCCTATTACACCTATGCCCCTTCAGTAGCGATGAATGGCGGTATCCCTGTTTACTACGACCTTGATGATGATTTTAAAATAAACTGGGAAGTCCTGAAAGAGTGCTTTTCTGCAAAAACAAAAGCCATTATCGTTAATTCTCCACAGAACCCGACAGGAAAAATCTGGAAGAAAGAGGATTGGAATCAATTGTATGAATTAATTAAAAACCAGGAAATCTATTTAATTTCCGAAGAGATTTACGATACCTATTGCTATGATGAAGCGGAACACTACAGTTCTTTTCTTCATCCGGAGCTTAAAAACAGAACATTTTGTATTTTTTCTTTTGGGAAAATGTTCCACACTTCAGGATGGAAAGTCAGCTATATGATTGCTCCCAAAGAGCTGACCTCATTATTTCAATGTCGCCAGCAATATATTTCTTATGGGGCCAATGCTCCTGCCCAGCGTGCTCTGGCGAGTTACCTGGAAATTTTTGACCCTTATACCAATAAAAATCTGATGCAAAAGAAAAGGGATCTTTTTAATGAATTACTCCTGGAGACCCCTTTTCAGGTTGTGAAACAGGCGGAAGGTAGTGTTTTTCAGATTGTCAATTTCAGAAATATCTCCAAAACAATGACCGATGTAGAGTTTTCCAAATGGCTTACTATTGAGAAAAAAGTTTCCTGCCTGCCCCTTTCTGCTTTCTATAATTCAAAACAGGATTCTGATTATGTGAGGTTCAGCTTTGCCAAAAAGGATGAACTTATCATACAGGCCCTGGAGCATTTGAAAAAAAATCTTTAA